One window of the Epinephelus moara isolate mb chromosome 22, YSFRI_EMoa_1.0, whole genome shotgun sequence genome contains the following:
- the vps28 gene encoding vacuolar protein sorting-associated protein 28 homolog, giving the protein MFHGIPVTGGVGAAPANKPELYEEVKLYKNAREREKYDNMAELFAVVKTLQALEKAYIKDCVTPNEYTASCSRLLVQYKAAFKQVQGSDVGSIDDFCRKYRLDCPLAMERIKEDRPITIKDDKGNLNRCIADIVSLFITVMDKLRLEIRAMDEIQPDLRELMETMNRMSNMPPDSEAKDKVSLWLTTLSSMSASDELDDNQVRQMLFDLESAYNAFNRFLHSS; this is encoded by the exons ATGTTCCATGGGATACCAGTGACAGGAGGTGTGGGGGCAG CTCCGGCCAACAAGCCTGAGTTATATGAG GAGGTGAAATTATACAAGAATGCAAGAGAACGAGAGAA GTATGATAACATGGCAGAGTTGTTTGCTGTCGTCAAGACTCTTCAGGCCCTGGAGAAGGCTTACATCAAAGACTGTGTCACACCTAATGA GTACACTGCTTCCTGTTCAAGACTGTTGGTTCAGTATAAGGCTGCTTTCAAACAGGTGCAGGGCTCTGACGTGGGCTCCATTGATGATTTCTGCAGGAAGTACAGA CTCGACTGTCCACTAGCGATGGAAAGGATCAAGGAGGATCGGCCAATCACCATCAAGGATGACAAGGGCAACCTGAACCGCTGCATTGCAGATATAGTTTCT CTCTTCATTACTGTGATGGACAAGCTGAGACTGGAGATCAGGGCCATGGATGAG ATCCAGCCAGACCTGAGGGAACTGATGGAAACCATGAACAGAATGAGCAACATGCCTCCAGACTCAGAGGCTAAGGACAAAGTCAGCCTCTG GTTGACCACCCTCAGCAGCATGTCAGCCTCAGATGAGCTGGACGATAATCAGGTGCGCCAGATGCTGTTTGATCTGGAGTCGGCCTACAACGCCTTCAACCGCTTCCTCCACTCCTCCTAA
- the mapk15 gene encoding mitogen-activated protein kinase 15 isoform X1 has translation MTEQRNGKMSKIYGSTNVSEVEEHISLKYEIKKRLGKGAYGIVWKAIDRQTGEVVAVKKIFDAFRNRTDAQRTFREIMFLQEFGDHPNIVKLLNVIRAQNDKDIYLIFEYMDTDLHAVIKKGTLLKDIHKRYVMYQLFKAIKYLHSGNVIHRDQKPSNVLLDTDCVVKLCDFGLARSLNQIQEDSGNPALTEYVATRWYRAPEILLGSARYTKGVDTWSLGCILGEMLLGKALFPGTSTINQIEKIMSAIPHPSPEDILAIKSEYGSSVIQRMLLKPQVPLEDLLQTSVPPDALDLLKGLLVFNPDKRLTAEQALQHPYVARFHNPAKEPALNHDVILPLDDDVQLSVVQYRNKLYEMMLEKRTNQGMLRLIQPKDGGCVTSTEKPNVKDKEEKGLVAVSGDGRHMGETQHEKTEKTNHVPSHTGVTKPGPENVSSPPAVKKTSPLSSPCLGKLTYNPITHVPNGFVRSPAAPPHYYSPTAASRKLVGQTSNGDATTSPTEGAKAKSMDQILQRGRSAPVTHNRSFSLTQNQTQNNPLVRKDGPTLPSGLYVTSAHLNQRSNSQVREARPPARFSKKVFQSNCNVAAAGDPRAKLGSYSQAYGTINKTELDNLLQCRPCNQ, from the exons AT GACTGAGCAAAGAAACGGAAAAATGAGCAAAATATATGGATCAACAAACGTGTCTGAGGTGGAGGAACACATTTCTCTGAAGTATGAAATTAAGAAGAGACTTGGGAAAGGG GCTTATGGCATCGTATGGAAAGCGATTGACAGACAGACGGGCGAGGTTGTGGCTGTGAAGAAGATCTTTGACGCCTTCAGGAACAGGACAGATGCCCAG CGGACATTCAGAGAAATCATGTTCCTCCAG GAGTTTGGAGACCATCCCAACATCGTCAAACTTCTAAATGTCATCAGAGCGCAAAATGATAAAGATATTTACCTCATCTTTGAATATATGG ACACCGACCTGCATGCAGTGATAAAGAAAGGCACCCTACTGAAGGACATCCACAAACGCTATGTCATGTACCAGCTCTTCAAAGCCATCAAATACCTGCATTCAGGAAACGTTATCCACAGAGACCAAAAG CCATCCAACGTGCTGCTGGACACCGACTGTGTAGTCAAGCTGTGTGATTTTGGCTTGGCCAGATCGCTCAACCAGATTCAAGAGGACAGCGGGAATCCAGCACTGACGGAATACGTGGCAACCCGGTGGTACCGAGCTCCTGAGATCCTGCTGGGATCCGCGAG GTACACTAAAGGTGTGGACACGTGGAGCCTCGGCTGCATCCTGGGAGAGATGCTGCTGGGAAAAGCCCTGTTCCCTGGGACATCCACCATCAACCAAATAGAAAAGATCATGAGTGCCATACCACACCCGAGCCCAGAAG ATATTCTCGCAATCAAGTCTGAGTATGGATCCTCCGTCATTCAGAGAATGTTACTGAA ACCACAGGTGCCTTTGGAAGATCTTCTCCAGACGTCTGTGCCACCTGATGCCCTGGACCTGTTGAAAGGTTTACTAGTTTTCAACCCAGACAAgcgtctgactgctgagcaagCCCTCCAACACCCATATGTAGCcag GTTTCATAATCCAGCCAAGGAGCCAGCTCTTAACCATGATGTTATACTGCCATTGGATGATGATGTACAATTATCTGTGGTTCAGTACCGCAACAAACTTTATGAG ATGATGCTGGAGAAGAGGACTAATCAGGGGATGCTAAGGCTGATCCAACCAAAGGACGGAGGCTGTGTCACCAGCACTGAGAAGCCTAATGTGAAGGATAAAGAAGAGAAAGGCTTAGTGGCAGTGAGTGGGGATGGTCGTCACATGGGGGAAACGCAACatgaaaagactgaaaagaCAAACCACGTGCCTTCACATACAGGCGTCACCAAACCTGGGCCTGAGAATGTGTCATCTCCGCCTGCTGTGAAGAAGACGAGTCCGCTATCCAGCCCTTGCTTGGGAAAACTCACATATAACCCCATCACACATGTCCCAA ATGGATTTGTTCGGAGTCCAGCCGCTCCTCCTCATTACTACTCACCCACTGCAGCCAGCAGGAAACTAGTGGGACAGACCAGTAATGGAGATGCAACCACATCACCAACAGAGGGCGCCAAGGCTAAA TCCATGGACCAGATTCTCCAGCGTGGTCGCTCAGCCCCTGTGACCCATAACCGCTCCTTCTCCTTGACCCAAAACCAAACCCAGAACAACCCACTGGTTCGCAAGGACGGGCCTACCCTGCCCTCTGGGCTGTACGTCACATCTGCACACCTG AACCAGCGCTCCAACTCTCAGGTTCGTGAGGCTCGGCCACCAGCACGGTTCAGCAAGAAAGTATTTCAGAGTAACTGTAACGTGGCAGCTGCAGGGGACCCACGAGCCAAACTGGGCAGCTACTCGCAGGCCTATGGAACCATCAACAAGACTGAACTGGACAATCTGCTTCAATGCCGCCCTTGCAACCAGTAA
- the LOC126383428 gene encoding uncharacterized protein LOC126383428 yields the protein MKSSKPALQSSAQEECDVWLDTVQLKAKAKQKRLARPISKLLNPFAGGGGYSLAVALNFTQTKMEMPKTKQSTISTFFTPQRRVLSKMSTSEVPNMDPVQPSPSLSTSSTCATTAPKPVAMGTKRRREIDLEMFDLYNPESGVDHEWKRENVTEPEAAVWQEEQAASQTPSQDMYCESEQEEHEELEEINPPQSKRRLIATSVLQGDSQPLPQAWSQDPLLSYSQYSEEEFYPTNQKNTTKKNFIDSEPSFFNGLQSDYAFGIQMDVKGRTSTQKSFKHFNSSQTDIEKENSIFLSSKSPSKHPTLSHIEPLSNQKWTQQKTTSPRKRIPVQLCKKADKEESLDSRYKWTKPSSSPLKKLAAQLSCREVDDDEESLAMLFTQDSEGFRVIAHRGLQTRSPLKDQSNICTGVVRTSAYKSLVEEDEEDEMLFTQDSQGNTVIRH from the exons ATGAAAAGCTCCAAACCAGCACTGCAGAGCTCTGCTCAGGAAGAGTGTGATGTTTGGCTGGACACTGTGCAGCTGAAAGCAAAAGCTAAACAG AAACGACTTGCCCGTCCCATTTCTAAACTGCTGAATCCCTTCGCTGGAGGCGGCGGATACAGTTTGGCTGTGGCACTCAACTTCACTCAGACAAAAATGGAGATGCCAAAGACCAAACAGAGCACTATATCAACCTTCTTCACACCTCAGCGCAGAG TTCTCAGTAAGATGTCTACTTCTGAAGTGCCAAACATGGATCCTGTGCAACCCTCACCATCATTATCTACCTCATCCACATGTGCCACAACAGCACCCAAACCTGTAGCAATGGGGACTAAACGAAGACGTGAAATTGATCTTGAAATGTTTGACTTGTATAACCCTGAGTCTGGTGTGGACCATGAGtggaaaagagaaaatgtgACTGAGCCTGAAGCAGCAGTGTGGCAGGAGGAGCAGGCAGCAAGCCAGACACCTTCTCAAGACATGTACTGTGAATCTGAACAAGAAGAGCACGAGGAGTTGGAGGAGATAAACCCACCACAGAGTAAGAGGAGGCTCATTGCAACCTCTGTATTGCAAGGTGACAGTCAACCTCTTCCTCAGGCGTGGAGTCAGGACCCACTACTCAGCTATAGCCAATATTCTGAAGAGGAATTTTACCCGACTAACcagaaaaacaccacaaaaaagAACTTTATCGACTCTGAGCCGAGTTTCTTCAACGGTCTACAAAGTGATTACGCTTTTGGTATTCAGATGGACGTGAAAGGTAGAACCTCGACACAAAAATCCTTTAAACACTTTAATTCTTCTCAGACAGATAttgagaaagaaaacagcataTTTTTGTCTTCTAAGTCCCCAAGTAAGCACCCAACACTCTCTCACATTGAGCCTCTTTCAAATCAGAAATGGACACAGCAAAAAACTACATCACCTCGAAAACGTATTCCAGTGCAGCTGTGTAAAAAGGCCGACAAAGAGGAGAGCCTTGACTCACGGTACAAGTGGACCAAACCGAGCAGCTCTCCTCTAAAAAAACTAGCAGCACAGCTGTCATGCAGAGaggttgatgatgatgaggagagTCTGGCCATGTTGTTCACCCAGGACTCTGAAGGCTTCAGGGTGATAGCGCACAGAGGTCTGCAAACCAGGAGTCCACTCAAAGATCAGAGTAACATATGTACTGGGGTGGTGAGAACAAGTGCTTACAAATCTCTTgtggaggaggacgaggaagaTGAGATGCTCTTTACTCAAGACTCGCAGGGAAATACGGTGATCAGACACTGA
- the mapk15 gene encoding mitogen-activated protein kinase 15 isoform X2, with translation MSKIYGSTNVSEVEEHISLKYEIKKRLGKGAYGIVWKAIDRQTGEVVAVKKIFDAFRNRTDAQRTFREIMFLQEFGDHPNIVKLLNVIRAQNDKDIYLIFEYMDTDLHAVIKKGTLLKDIHKRYVMYQLFKAIKYLHSGNVIHRDQKPSNVLLDTDCVVKLCDFGLARSLNQIQEDSGNPALTEYVATRWYRAPEILLGSARYTKGVDTWSLGCILGEMLLGKALFPGTSTINQIEKIMSAIPHPSPEDILAIKSEYGSSVIQRMLLKPQVPLEDLLQTSVPPDALDLLKGLLVFNPDKRLTAEQALQHPYVARFHNPAKEPALNHDVILPLDDDVQLSVVQYRNKLYEMMLEKRTNQGMLRLIQPKDGGCVTSTEKPNVKDKEEKGLVAVSGDGRHMGETQHEKTEKTNHVPSHTGVTKPGPENVSSPPAVKKTSPLSSPCLGKLTYNPITHVPNGFVRSPAAPPHYYSPTAASRKLVGQTSNGDATTSPTEGAKAKSMDQILQRGRSAPVTHNRSFSLTQNQTQNNPLVRKDGPTLPSGLYVTSAHLNQRSNSQVREARPPARFSKKVFQSNCNVAAAGDPRAKLGSYSQAYGTINKTELDNLLQCRPCNQ, from the exons ATGAGCAAAATATATGGATCAACAAACGTGTCTGAGGTGGAGGAACACATTTCTCTGAAGTATGAAATTAAGAAGAGACTTGGGAAAGGG GCTTATGGCATCGTATGGAAAGCGATTGACAGACAGACGGGCGAGGTTGTGGCTGTGAAGAAGATCTTTGACGCCTTCAGGAACAGGACAGATGCCCAG CGGACATTCAGAGAAATCATGTTCCTCCAG GAGTTTGGAGACCATCCCAACATCGTCAAACTTCTAAATGTCATCAGAGCGCAAAATGATAAAGATATTTACCTCATCTTTGAATATATGG ACACCGACCTGCATGCAGTGATAAAGAAAGGCACCCTACTGAAGGACATCCACAAACGCTATGTCATGTACCAGCTCTTCAAAGCCATCAAATACCTGCATTCAGGAAACGTTATCCACAGAGACCAAAAG CCATCCAACGTGCTGCTGGACACCGACTGTGTAGTCAAGCTGTGTGATTTTGGCTTGGCCAGATCGCTCAACCAGATTCAAGAGGACAGCGGGAATCCAGCACTGACGGAATACGTGGCAACCCGGTGGTACCGAGCTCCTGAGATCCTGCTGGGATCCGCGAG GTACACTAAAGGTGTGGACACGTGGAGCCTCGGCTGCATCCTGGGAGAGATGCTGCTGGGAAAAGCCCTGTTCCCTGGGACATCCACCATCAACCAAATAGAAAAGATCATGAGTGCCATACCACACCCGAGCCCAGAAG ATATTCTCGCAATCAAGTCTGAGTATGGATCCTCCGTCATTCAGAGAATGTTACTGAA ACCACAGGTGCCTTTGGAAGATCTTCTCCAGACGTCTGTGCCACCTGATGCCCTGGACCTGTTGAAAGGTTTACTAGTTTTCAACCCAGACAAgcgtctgactgctgagcaagCCCTCCAACACCCATATGTAGCcag GTTTCATAATCCAGCCAAGGAGCCAGCTCTTAACCATGATGTTATACTGCCATTGGATGATGATGTACAATTATCTGTGGTTCAGTACCGCAACAAACTTTATGAG ATGATGCTGGAGAAGAGGACTAATCAGGGGATGCTAAGGCTGATCCAACCAAAGGACGGAGGCTGTGTCACCAGCACTGAGAAGCCTAATGTGAAGGATAAAGAAGAGAAAGGCTTAGTGGCAGTGAGTGGGGATGGTCGTCACATGGGGGAAACGCAACatgaaaagactgaaaagaCAAACCACGTGCCTTCACATACAGGCGTCACCAAACCTGGGCCTGAGAATGTGTCATCTCCGCCTGCTGTGAAGAAGACGAGTCCGCTATCCAGCCCTTGCTTGGGAAAACTCACATATAACCCCATCACACATGTCCCAA ATGGATTTGTTCGGAGTCCAGCCGCTCCTCCTCATTACTACTCACCCACTGCAGCCAGCAGGAAACTAGTGGGACAGACCAGTAATGGAGATGCAACCACATCACCAACAGAGGGCGCCAAGGCTAAA TCCATGGACCAGATTCTCCAGCGTGGTCGCTCAGCCCCTGTGACCCATAACCGCTCCTTCTCCTTGACCCAAAACCAAACCCAGAACAACCCACTGGTTCGCAAGGACGGGCCTACCCTGCCCTCTGGGCTGTACGTCACATCTGCACACCTG AACCAGCGCTCCAACTCTCAGGTTCGTGAGGCTCGGCCACCAGCACGGTTCAGCAAGAAAGTATTTCAGAGTAACTGTAACGTGGCAGCTGCAGGGGACCCACGAGCCAAACTGGGCAGCTACTCGCAGGCCTATGGAACCATCAACAAGACTGAACTGGACAATCTGCTTCAATGCCGCCCTTGCAACCAGTAA